In [Leptolyngbya] sp. PCC 7376, a genomic segment contains:
- a CDS encoding SDR family NAD(P)-dependent oxidoreductase produces the protein MATYLITGANRGIGLEYCRQISARGDQAIAICRESSSELEELGIQIETGVDITSEESVQTLAKKLQDIPGSDAQVMVITEERDYSV, from the coding sequence ATGGCAACCTATCTCATCACAGGCGCAAATCGTGGTATCGGTTTGGAATATTGCCGTCAAATCAGCGCACGTGGTGATCAGGCGATCGCCATCTGTCGTGAGAGTTCTTCAGAGTTAGAAGAGTTAGGCATCCAGATAGAAACTGGAGTTGATATTACTTCTGAAGAATCCGTACAGACTTTAGCGAAAAAATTACAAGACATTCCCGGTAGTGATGCACAAGTAATGGTCATAACTGAAGAGAGAGATTATAGTGTCTGA
- a CDS encoding SDR family NAD(P)-dependent oxidoreductase, which produces MLINNAAIVERNSLENLDFESIRRQFEVNAIGTLRFTAALLPNLAENAKIIIMTSRMGSIEDNTSGSSYGYRMSKVAVSMAGKSLAIDLKPRGISVAILHPGLVQTRMTNFNQRGITPKQSVEGLLAHIDNLNLDNTGTFWHANGDILPW; this is translated from the coding sequence GTGCTGATTAATAATGCGGCGATCGTCGAGCGTAATAGCCTTGAGAACTTAGATTTTGAAAGCATTCGACGCCAATTTGAAGTTAATGCCATTGGCACATTACGCTTTACTGCGGCACTCCTTCCTAACCTCGCTGAAAACGCAAAAATAATTATTATGACCAGTCGAATGGGGTCAATTGAGGACAACACATCAGGCAGTTCCTATGGCTATAGAATGTCAAAAGTTGCCGTTTCTATGGCTGGAAAATCTTTGGCAATTGATCTCAAACCACGCGGTATTTCTGTAGCGATTCTTCATCCGGGGTTAGTCCAAACAAGAATGACTAATTTTAATCAAAGGGGCATTACACCCAAACAATCTGTCGAGGGTTTACTCGCACATATTGATAATCTTAATCTCGATAATACGGGGACATTTTGGCACGCAAATGGCGACATTCTTCCTTGGTAA
- a CDS encoding YifB family Mg chelatase-like AAA ATPase — protein sequence MLSRVWSATIVGVDALKVAVEVDISGGLPKMIIVGLPDAAVQESRERVKAAIKNADFGFPVRKILVNLAPADLRKEGPSFDLPMAIGILAATEQVDLTVLDDFLFLGELSLDGTLRTVAGVLPIAAAAKRLGIKRMVVPKSNAEEASVVEGLAVYGCNDLKEVVELLADPKAHKPIQSDMRQAIRRSHYFVPDLKDVKGQTHARRALEIAAAGGHNLIFVGPPGSGKTMLARRLPGILPQLSFDEALEVSQIHSVAGLLKDRGTLVTARPFRCPHHSASGPSLVGGGSFPRPGEISLAHRGVLFLDELTEFKRNVLEFLRQPLEDGFVTISRTRQSVEFPAQFTLVASTNPCPCGYFGDPIQACSCSPRSREQYWAKLSGPLMDRIDLQVAVNRLKPEEMMQQSTGEESKPVSERVNNARQIANKRFKDNSKIHCNSEMKSADLREHCALDDASRNLLENAIRKLGLSARAMDRILKVSRTIADLASAPNIQTAHIAEAIQYRTIDRMT from the coding sequence ATGTTATCAAGGGTTTGGAGCGCGACCATTGTAGGGGTAGATGCCCTGAAAGTGGCCGTGGAAGTGGATATTTCTGGCGGCCTGCCAAAGATGATTATTGTTGGGTTGCCTGATGCTGCTGTCCAAGAATCCAGAGAACGAGTGAAAGCCGCGATTAAAAATGCTGATTTTGGCTTTCCTGTCCGCAAAATTTTGGTGAATCTCGCTCCTGCCGACCTCCGCAAAGAAGGGCCAAGCTTTGACCTCCCGATGGCTATCGGTATCCTCGCTGCGACAGAACAAGTTGATTTGACGGTATTGGATGATTTTTTATTCCTTGGGGAATTGTCATTGGATGGCACATTACGGACGGTGGCAGGCGTTTTGCCGATTGCAGCGGCAGCAAAACGGCTTGGCATTAAAAGGATGGTCGTACCTAAATCCAATGCTGAGGAAGCTTCTGTGGTGGAAGGTTTAGCGGTGTATGGTTGCAATGATTTAAAGGAAGTTGTTGAGTTGTTGGCCGATCCCAAAGCCCATAAACCCATTCAGTCTGATATGCGCCAAGCGATTCGGCGATCGCACTATTTTGTGCCCGATTTAAAAGATGTTAAAGGTCAAACCCATGCCAGACGAGCCTTAGAAATTGCGGCAGCGGGTGGCCATAATCTGATTTTTGTGGGGCCACCGGGTAGCGGAAAAACCATGTTGGCAAGGCGATTACCGGGGATTTTGCCACAGCTCAGTTTTGACGAGGCCTTAGAAGTTTCGCAAATTCATTCGGTGGCAGGTTTGCTCAAAGATCGAGGTACTCTCGTAACCGCTCGACCGTTTCGTTGTCCACACCATTCCGCGTCGGGGCCTTCATTGGTGGGTGGGGGCAGTTTTCCACGACCCGGTGAAATTTCTTTAGCCCATCGAGGAGTTTTGTTTTTGGATGAACTCACTGAGTTTAAACGCAACGTTCTCGAATTTTTACGACAGCCCCTTGAAGATGGTTTTGTGACGATTTCCCGAACGCGACAATCAGTAGAATTTCCGGCGCAGTTTACCCTTGTCGCGAGTACAAATCCCTGTCCCTGTGGATATTTTGGTGATCCGATTCAAGCTTGTAGTTGTAGTCCGCGATCGCGGGAGCAATATTGGGCAAAACTATCGGGGCCATTGATGGATCGTATTGATTTGCAGGTGGCAGTCAATCGTCTCAAGCCTGAAGAAATGATGCAGCAGAGCACTGGGGAAGAATCAAAGCCTGTGTCAGAAAGGGTAAATAATGCACGACAAATTGCCAACAAAAGGTTTAAAGACAACTCAAAAATTCACTGCAATTCAGAAATGAAATCAGCAGATTTACGAGAACATTGTGCACTAGATGATGCCAGCCGAAATCTCCTTGAAAACGCTATCCGAAAATTAGGTTTGTCAGCGCGGGCGATGGATCGAATTCTCAAAGTTTCCCGTACGATCGCCGACCTTGCTTCAGCTCCAAATATCCAAACGGCGCATATTGCTGAAGCCATCCAATATCGCACCATTGATCGTATGACTTAG
- a CDS encoding IS1 family transposase (programmed frameshift): protein MLTCPQCQSPSTIKYGHTHSGKQRYRCHECGRQFVEHPAHPPIATDTRQLIDRLLLERLSLAGITRATGVSLRWLQYYVNAKLETVPHELPVTPKKRGQLTIEMDELWSFVGSKGEKAWIWLALDRDTREVVGYAIGDRSQKTAKQLWDSLPPVYRQCALVYTDYWDAYGCVLPSKRHRVVGKETGQTNHIERFNNTLRQRTSRLVRQALSFSKKWENHIGAVVYFLRHYNLSLQL, encoded by the exons GTGCTCACTTGCCCTCAATGTCAGTCTCCCAGCACCATTAAATATGGTCACACCCATTCGGGAAAGCAGCGCTATCGTTGCCATGAATGTGGTCGCCAGTTTGTGGAACATCCTGCCCACCCTCCCATTGCAACTGACACTCGTCAATTGATTGACCGTCTCCTATTAGAACGTCTCTCTCTCGCTGGTATCACTCGTGCCACAGGGGTCTCTCTGCGCTGGCTACAGTACTATGTCAATGCCAAATTAGAGACTGTGCCTCACGAGTTACCTGTGACTC CAAAAAAAAGAGGGCAACTGACCATCGAAATGGATGAATTGTGGTCTTTTGTCGGTAGTAAAGGTGAGAAAGCATGGATTTGGCTGGCTCTTGACCGAGACACCCGAGAGGTGGTGGGATATGCCATCGGAGACCGTAGTCAAAAGACTGCGAAACAATTATGGGATTCTCTGCCTCCTGTGTATCGTCAGTGTGCGCTGGTCTACACCGATTATTGGGATGCCTATGGCTGTGTCTTACCGAGTAAACGTCATCGAGTTGTGGGCAAGGAGACTGGACAAACAAATCATATTGAGAGATTCAACAACACTCTACGTCAGAGAACGTCCCGCTTAGTCCGTCAGGCACTTTCCTTCTCGAAGAAGTGGGAAAACCACATTGGAGCAGTGGTCTATTTTCTCAGACACTATAATCTCTCTCTTCAGTTATGA
- a CDS encoding GNAT family N-acetyltransferase, with protein MVATSQYTVTWHSEIADIPKEVWDALAQPLKTPFMEWEWLNNIEVSGSVGNRSGWQACHLSVKRDGEFVAMAPLYIKGHSYGEFVFDHQWADLSHRLGHEYYPKMVGMTPFTPAVGYRFLIDLSEDEMEICRLMVAAINQFCDRHQISGCNFLFVDSEWKEIMEQLGFSAWLHHGYIWGNENFETFDDYLAVFTSNQRKNIKRERKAVDKAGLQMKILAGDEIPDHYFPLIYRFYSSTCDKFFWGSKYLTKRFFSNLATTYRERVVLATAYTESDDQHPVGLSFCIRKDENMYGRYWGAFDEYDCLHFEACYYRPIQWAIANGIKRYDPGAGGKHKRRRGFPARANYSLHQFYQPRMQQILNAYIGEINEMEQAEIDAINQDMPFNKSEVQLDIS; from the coding sequence ATGGTCGCAACGTCACAATACACAGTTACATGGCACAGTGAAATCGCGGATATCCCCAAGGAAGTCTGGGATGCTTTGGCTCAACCCCTAAAAACCCCTTTTATGGAATGGGAATGGCTAAACAATATCGAAGTTTCGGGCAGTGTCGGTAACCGTTCTGGGTGGCAAGCCTGTCATTTATCGGTGAAGCGAGACGGCGAATTTGTGGCGATGGCTCCTCTCTACATTAAGGGTCATAGCTATGGCGAATTTGTATTTGACCATCAGTGGGCGGATTTATCCCATCGTTTGGGTCATGAATATTATCCGAAGATGGTGGGGATGACGCCATTTACTCCGGCGGTAGGCTATCGGTTTTTGATTGACCTCAGCGAAGATGAGATGGAAATTTGTCGGCTGATGGTGGCTGCCATTAATCAATTCTGTGATCGCCACCAAATTTCAGGCTGTAACTTTCTATTTGTTGACTCCGAATGGAAAGAAATAATGGAGCAATTAGGCTTTAGTGCTTGGTTACACCACGGTTATATTTGGGGTAATGAAAACTTTGAAACTTTTGATGATTATTTAGCTGTATTTACCTCGAATCAACGCAAAAATATTAAGCGCGAACGAAAGGCCGTTGATAAAGCTGGCTTGCAGATGAAAATTCTCGCGGGTGATGAAATTCCCGACCATTATTTTCCGCTAATTTATCGGTTTTATAGTAGTACTTGCGATAAGTTTTTTTGGGGTAGTAAATATCTTACAAAACGTTTTTTCTCGAATCTTGCCACTACCTACCGTGAACGAGTTGTTCTCGCCACTGCCTATACTGAAAGTGATGATCAGCATCCAGTTGGTTTATCGTTTTGTATCCGCAAAGATGAAAATATGTATGGCCGATATTGGGGGGCATTTGATGAATATGATTGTCTCCATTTCGAGGCGTGTTATTACCGACCGATTCAGTGGGCGATCGCCAATGGCATCAAACGCTATGATCCTGGTGCAGGCGGCAAACATAAACGGCGGCGTGGTTTCCCGGCTAGAGCGAATTACAGTTTGCATCAGTTTTATCAGCCCCGGATGCAGCAGATTCTCAATGCATACATTGGCGAAATCAATGAAATGGAACAGGCTGAAATCGATGCAATCAATCAAGATATGCCGTTCAATAAATCTGAAGTGCAGTTAGATATTTCCTAG
- a CDS encoding TolB family protein: MSHLRFQTFILLLGTTFALSSCAGSTRIINFPLDPGGRSLNSRSIELDPEVASKYIVFASDRNGSQDIYLFEIDTRQTVLLPGLNSLNEIASQPSISEDGRYIVFGVSRQGESDIYLFDREFQQKRNLTRDTTQEVRNPNISADGSTIAYEIAENGQWDIVLIDRSGDRLEIE, encoded by the coding sequence ATGTCACACCTCCGTTTTCAAACATTTATTCTTCTCCTCGGCACTACCTTCGCCTTATCCAGTTGCGCAGGCTCAACCCGCATTATCAATTTTCCGCTCGATCCGGGGGGGCGCAGTCTTAATAGCCGATCCATCGAACTTGACCCCGAAGTGGCCAGTAAATATATTGTTTTTGCTTCGGATCGCAACGGCTCACAGGATATTTATTTATTTGAGATTGATACTCGCCAAACAGTTCTTTTACCTGGCTTAAATTCACTGAATGAAATTGCATCGCAACCCTCGATTTCTGAAGATGGACGCTATATTGTTTTTGGGGTTAGTAGACAGGGAGAATCGGATATTTATCTCTTCGATCGAGAGTTTCAACAAAAGCGAAACCTAACAAGGGATACGACCCAAGAAGTACGTAATCCAAACATCAGTGCCGATGGTTCTACGATTGCTTATGAGATTGCAGAGAATGGTCAGTGGGATATTGTTTTAATCGATAGATCTGGCGATCGCCTAGAGATTGAATAA
- the sfsA gene encoding DNA/RNA nuclease SfsA, whose amino-acid sequence MTNPLVYRYPPLIAGTLVKRYKRFLSDIELESGEIVTAHCPNTGPMTGVCQIGAPVMLSKSDNPKRKLAYTWEMIQLSEPEPVWVGVNTNLPNRVIKAMLNEKLISELAERYDKVRSEVKYGKDNKSRIDFLLSRDEEPSIYVEVKNTTWTHGSLALFPDTETTRGQKHLRELIDILPDSKAVMLYFINRGDCDRFAPGDSKDKKYGELFREAIAAGVEILPCRFNVTPEGIEYLGTAPWQSSEPET is encoded by the coding sequence ATGACTAACCCCCTCGTTTATCGCTATCCACCCCTGATTGCAGGCACATTAGTTAAACGCTATAAACGCTTTCTCTCCGATATTGAGCTAGAGTCTGGCGAAATTGTCACAGCCCATTGCCCCAACACTGGCCCCATGACTGGTGTCTGCCAAATTGGTGCACCAGTGATGCTCTCGAAAAGTGACAACCCCAAACGCAAACTAGCCTACACATGGGAAATGATTCAGTTATCAGAGCCAGAACCGGTTTGGGTGGGAGTTAATACAAATTTGCCGAACCGCGTCATTAAAGCAATGCTCAACGAGAAACTAATCTCAGAGCTAGCTGAACGTTATGACAAGGTACGTTCCGAGGTGAAATACGGCAAGGACAATAAAAGTCGCATTGATTTTCTCTTGAGCCGCGACGAGGAACCATCTATTTACGTCGAAGTAAAAAATACCACTTGGACCCATGGCTCTCTCGCTCTTTTCCCAGATACAGAAACCACCCGTGGCCAAAAACATTTGCGGGAATTAATTGATATTCTGCCAGACTCAAAGGCGGTAATGCTCTACTTCATTAACCGTGGCGATTGTGATCGGTTTGCCCCTGGCGATAGCAAAGACAAAAAGTATGGTGAGCTATTTCGGGAGGCGATCGCCGCAGGTGTGGAAATTTTGCCTTGCCGTTTTAATGTGACACCAGAAGGAATCGAATATCTCGGCACAGCTCCTTGGCAATCCTCCGAACCCGAAACCTAA